From Thiovulum sp. ES, a single genomic window includes:
- a CDS encoding ribosomal protein L10 (PFAM: Ribosomal protein L10), with translation MNKTEKQALVENLTNEFKEASALVVTDFKGMTVQQLEDLRNQARESEIKVQVVKNTLAKLALEGAEKTGLELKDNNLFIWGEDLVTLAKVVTKYDEKGPDTFSIKAGHFEGGAVDPSKIEAYSKLASREEFLGMLLSTWTAPLRNIMYVWSANAREFVTVLDAIKQQKEEATA, from the coding sequence ATGAATAAAACAGAGAAACAAGCTCTTGTAGAGAATTTAACTAATGAGTTCAAAGAAGCCAGTGCTCTTGTTGTTACAGATTTTAAAGGTATGACAGTTCAACAACTTGAAGACCTAAGAAACCAAGCTCGAGAGTCAGAAATTAAAGTTCAAGTTGTTAAAAACACTCTTGCAAAACTTGCTCTTGAAGGTGCTGAAAAAACTGGATTAGAGTTAAAAGATAATAACCTCTTTATTTGGGGCGAAGATTTAGTAACTCTTGCAAAAGTCGTAACAAAATATGACGAAAAAGGTCCAGATACTTTCTCAATCAAAGCAGGACACTTTGAAGGTGGTGCAGTTGATCCATCTAAAATTGAAGCTTACTCAAAACTTGCTTCAAGAGAAGAGTTCCTTGGAATGCTACTTTCAACATGGACAGCTCCATTACGAAACATCATGTATGTTTGGAGTGCAAATGCGAGAGAGTTCGTAACTGTGCTTGATGCTATTAAGCAACAAAAAGAAGAGGCTACGGCTTAA
- a CDS encoding ribosomal protein L7/L12 (PFAM: Ribosomal protein L7/L12 C-terminal domain~TIGRFAM: ribosomal protein L7/L12), producing MAVTKEEVVEYISNLSVLELSELVKEFEEKFGVSATPTVVAGGAVAGEAAAAAEEKTEFDVILKDAGAKKINVIKVVRAITGLGLKEAKAAVEDTPTAIKEGISKEDAEDVKKQLEEAGASVEVK from the coding sequence ATGGCTGTTACAAAAGAAGAAGTTGTTGAGTATATCTCAAATCTAAGTGTGCTTGAGCTTTCAGAGCTTGTTAAAGAATTTGAAGAGAAATTTGGTGTTTCTGCTACTCCAACTGTAGTTGCTGGTGGTGCTGTTGCTGGTGAAGCTGCTGCTGCTGCTGAAGAAAAAACTGAGTTTGATGTAATTCTTAAAGATGCTGGTGCTAAAAAAATCAATGTTATTAAAGTTGTTAGAGCTATCACTGGTCTTGGTCTTAAAGAAGCAAAAGCTGCTGTAGAAGATACTCCAACAGCAATCAAAGAGGGAATCTCTAAAGAAGATGCAGAAGATGTTAAAAAACAACTTGAAGAAGCTGGAGCTTCTGTAGAAGTTAAATAA